In Dyadobacter sp. CECT 9275, the following proteins share a genomic window:
- a CDS encoding NupC/NupG family nucleoside CNT transporter, with protein sequence MERFTGLLGIGLILGIAFAMSTNRKAINYRTVGVGLGLQFGLAVFILRTDIGQAFFQWLGAKVQKLLSFSDKGADFVFGTLVRPELMQKAFGPGNDFVFFFKVIPTIIFVAVLVNMLYHLGIMQRVVSTIARGVYWLMGVSGAEAVSNVASTFVGQVEAQIMIKPYLKNMTNSELMASMTGSFACIAGGVMAVYISLGVPAPYLIAASLMAAPGALVISKIMFPETEQSNTKGAVKLEIQKTHANLLDAIAAGAGEGLKVGFNVVAMLIGFIALVALLDYLLGLIGGVFSFPGLSFNYILGKVFSIFAWAMGVPSKDIQTAGSLMGTKMVINEFVAYLDLVKLKDTLDQKTLVITSFALCGFANFSSIAIQVGGIGELAPTRRADLARLGFKALIAGTLASYMSATLAGLLL encoded by the coding sequence ATGGAAAGATTTACCGGCCTCCTCGGAATTGGTCTTATTTTAGGAATAGCATTTGCGATGTCGACCAATCGCAAAGCGATTAACTACCGTACTGTGGGTGTGGGGCTGGGGCTTCAGTTCGGTCTGGCTGTTTTTATCCTTCGGACCGATATCGGGCAGGCTTTCTTTCAATGGCTTGGGGCAAAGGTGCAGAAACTCCTTTCATTTTCTGACAAAGGCGCAGATTTTGTGTTCGGTACCCTGGTGCGTCCTGAGCTGATGCAGAAAGCTTTTGGCCCGGGAAACGACTTCGTGTTTTTCTTTAAGGTTATTCCAACCATCATTTTTGTAGCGGTACTGGTGAATATGTTATATCACCTGGGGATTATGCAGCGGGTTGTTTCTACCATTGCCAGAGGCGTATACTGGCTCATGGGAGTAAGTGGGGCAGAGGCGGTATCCAATGTTGCCAGTACTTTTGTTGGCCAGGTGGAGGCTCAGATCATGATCAAGCCCTATTTGAAAAATATGACGAATTCGGAGCTAATGGCTTCCATGACAGGTAGTTTTGCCTGTATTGCTGGAGGGGTAATGGCGGTGTATATCTCTTTGGGCGTACCCGCGCCGTATCTGATTGCAGCCAGCCTGATGGCGGCCCCCGGTGCGCTGGTTATTTCCAAAATCATGTTTCCTGAAACCGAGCAGTCAAATACAAAAGGTGCCGTGAAACTTGAAATCCAGAAAACGCATGCCAATTTGCTGGATGCCATTGCAGCCGGGGCAGGGGAGGGACTTAAGGTAGGGTTTAATGTGGTAGCCATGCTGATCGGATTTATTGCACTGGTGGCCTTGCTGGATTATTTGCTGGGGCTGATTGGCGGCGTTTTTTCTTTTCCCGGACTGAGCTTTAATTATATCTTGGGTAAGGTATTTTCAATTTTTGCCTGGGCAATGGGTGTTCCTTCCAAAGATATTCAGACGGCAGGCTCTTTAATGGGTACCAAAATGGTGATCAACGAGTTTGTGGCTTATCTTGACCTTGTTAAGCTCAAGGATACCCTTGATCAAAAAACGCTTGTTATCACCAGTTTTGCCCTATGCGGCTTTGCAAATTTCAGTTCCATAGCCATCCAGGTGGGTGGGATAGGAGAGTTGGCTCCTACCCGCAGGGCTGACCTTGCGCGGCTGGGCTTTAAAGCGCTTATTGCAGGTACGCTGGCTTCCTATATGTCGGCAACACTGGCAGGGCTGCTTTTGTGA